In a single window of the Anaerohalosphaeraceae bacterium genome:
- the cas2 gene encoding CRISPR-associated endonuclease Cas2 gives MWILAMFDLPVDTKKARKDYADFRKNLVQDGFTMIQYSVYIRHCASKENAQVHAKRVQSFLPPDGEVRLLIITDKQFERMQIFWGKLRKPTPPAPAQLELF, from the coding sequence ATGTGGATTCTGGCGATGTTCGACCTGCCGGTTGATACGAAAAAGGCGCGAAAAGATTATGCCGATTTTCGGAAAAACCTTGTACAGGATGGGTTTACGATGATACAATATTCCGTATATATTCGGCACTGTGCCAGTAAAGAAAATGCCCAGGTTCACGCAAAACGGGTTCAGTCCTTCCTGCCTCCCGATGGGGAGGTGCGGCTCCTTATTATCACCGACAAGCAGTTCGAACGGATGCAGATTTTTTGGGGAAAACTGCGCAAACCCACCCCTCCGGCCCCCGCTCAGCTCGAATTATTTTAA